A genome region from Chitinophagales bacterium includes the following:
- a CDS encoding cysteine desulfurase — protein MTRVFFDNAATTPVHPEVVKVMTKCLSETFGNPSSTHSYGREAKAQLEESRRSIAKILGAKPSEIFFTSCGTESNNTVLHNAIACKEINEIWTTPIEHPSIYQTTRCIGDNIPVKYLDLNENGSVNLNAFEHMLSRVQGKVLVSVMHANNEVGVLNDLKAISVICKKYGALLHSDMVQTMGHLPINFQEIEVDFASASAHKFHGPKGVGFMYIRQPNAIQAFITGGSQERGNRSGTENLGSIVGMAKALELATKNLSEDIQYLDGLRAQFMKKLKTSFPSMGFLTEMENSLCTIVSTIFPPEFDSEMLLFQLDMKGVACSGGSACSSGAAKASHVLAHFSVPPNCKVVRFSFSKFNTEAELDFCIDKIKEVASEKAVGSQ, from the coding sequence ATGACAAGAGTATTTTTTGACAATGCCGCCACTACTCCCGTGCATCCAGAAGTAGTGAAAGTAATGACCAAATGTCTATCAGAGACCTTTGGCAATCCGTCGTCTACACATTCTTACGGTCGGGAAGCCAAGGCTCAATTAGAAGAATCAAGGAGAAGTATAGCAAAAATACTAGGAGCAAAGCCTTCAGAGATTTTCTTTACATCCTGCGGCACAGAGAGTAATAATACTGTTCTACACAATGCCATTGCTTGCAAAGAAATAAATGAAATTTGGACAACTCCTATAGAGCACCCTTCCATATATCAAACAACACGATGCATTGGCGATAATATTCCTGTAAAATACCTTGACCTCAATGAAAATGGCAGTGTAAATCTTAATGCTTTTGAACACATGTTGAGTCGTGTTCAAGGTAAAGTTCTTGTCTCTGTAATGCATGCCAATAACGAAGTAGGAGTATTAAATGATTTGAAAGCTATCTCCGTTATATGCAAAAAATATGGTGCTTTGCTGCATAGCGATATGGTTCAGACTATGGGGCATTTACCTATAAATTTTCAAGAAATCGAAGTTGATTTCGCTTCGGCCTCAGCGCATAAATTCCATGGACCTAAGGGAGTTGGGTTTATGTATATCCGACAGCCCAACGCTATTCAGGCTTTTATAACAGGCGGGTCTCAAGAAAGAGGTAATCGAAGTGGTACAGAGAATTTAGGATCAATCGTAGGTATGGCTAAGGCACTAGAACTCGCCACAAAAAATCTCAGTGAAGATATTCAATATCTCGATGGTCTCCGAGCACAATTTATGAAAAAACTAAAAACGAGTTTTCCTTCTATGGGTTTCTTGACAGAAATGGAGAATAGTCTATGCACAATTGTTTCTACAATATTCCCACCTGAGTTTGATAGTGAAATGCTTTTATTTCAGCTGGATATGAAGGGAGTTGCTTGTAGCGGAGGTAGTGCCTGCAGTAGTGGAGCGGCAAAGGCTTCTCATGTGTTGGCTCATTTCTCAGTTCCTCCTAATTGCAAAGTCGTTCGATTTAGTTTTTCTAAATTCAATACCGAAGCAGAACTAGATTTCTGTATTGATAAAATAAAAGAGGTCGCGAGTGAGAAAGCAGTTGGCAGTCAATAG
- a CDS encoding insulinase family protein produces the protein MHHFTLENGLNLLVHSNPNLKNSVVNILYKVGSAQESASQTGVAHFLEHMMFEGSKTYPNFDEALQGMMAENNAFTGQDYTCYYETFPNKYLKNILNIEMDRMLYLSIKSSAVNIQSNVIQEEFKETSLNPPLADVWHHLQRLCFKNSYQWPVIGKNIKHIASIDKKILIEFYRKNYGSRNAILSIVSALDEKAIAKEVSQIFKSSIVPQGKLPFLQESDHTSKRRGLKILKRSNIAVPNFFLAFHIEDYASKGYLMSDMVSDLLTNGESSFLYKSLIEDTKLCTEIQSYTTDNIQCNLLIIEGKLSVGSRFEDVYKQIKLVFEDIKNKKLNKVKFETLQNKALTYWNFYHYNSAQLAQNMAIFFQAAGVVDLPAFIAKIYQSILKRDLEVHLQQLLDFEKASILEYHMDN, from the coding sequence ATGCATCACTTCACATTAGAAAACGGATTAAACCTTCTTGTTCATTCCAATCCTAATCTAAAAAATTCGGTCGTCAATATACTTTACAAAGTAGGCAGTGCTCAGGAATCTGCTTCTCAGACTGGTGTGGCACATTTTTTAGAGCATATGATGTTTGAGGGTTCAAAGACGTATCCAAACTTTGACGAAGCTCTTCAAGGAATGATGGCGGAAAATAATGCTTTTACCGGACAGGATTATACTTGCTATTACGAAACTTTCCCTAATAAATATTTAAAGAATATTTTGAATATAGAAATGGATCGAATGCTCTACCTCTCTATAAAGAGCTCGGCAGTAAATATACAGTCTAATGTCATTCAAGAAGAGTTTAAAGAAACTAGCCTCAACCCGCCACTAGCTGATGTCTGGCATCATTTACAGAGACTTTGTTTTAAAAATTCATATCAGTGGCCTGTCATTGGCAAGAATATAAAGCACATAGCCTCTATTGATAAAAAAATACTAATTGAATTTTATAGAAAAAATTATGGAAGCCGCAATGCCATTCTTTCTATAGTCTCTGCTTTGGATGAAAAGGCCATAGCTAAAGAGGTAAGCCAGATTTTTAAATCAAGTATTGTGCCTCAAGGAAAATTGCCATTCCTACAAGAGTCTGACCATACATCTAAAAGGAGAGGACTAAAGATTCTTAAACGAAGTAATATAGCAGTACCGAATTTCTTTTTGGCTTTTCATATAGAGGACTATGCTAGTAAGGGCTATTTGATGTCTGATATGGTCAGCGATTTGCTTACCAATGGAGAATCGTCTTTCTTGTACAAGTCTTTGATAGAAGACACTAAATTATGTACCGAAATCCAATCGTATACCACAGATAACATACAATGCAATCTGCTCATTATCGAAGGGAAATTAAGTGTAGGAAGTCGATTTGAAGACGTTTACAAACAAATTAAACTGGTGTTTGAAGACATTAAAAATAAAAAGCTGAACAAGGTAAAGTTTGAAACCTTACAAAATAAAGCCTTGACATATTGGAATTTTTATCACTACAATTCCGCCCAGTTAGCACAGAACATGGCTATTTTCTTCCAAGCAGCTGGGGTAGTGGATTTGCCTGCATTTATAGCCAAGATATATCAGAGCATTCTGAAAAGAGATTTAGAAGTTCATCTGCAGCAATTATTAGATTTTGAAAAGGCTAGTATTTTAGAATACCACATGGATAATTAG